One stretch of Variovorax sp. TBS-050B DNA includes these proteins:
- the ubiB gene encoding ubiquinone biosynthesis regulatory protein kinase UbiB, giving the protein MRRFYRGLFIVWVALRYGLDELVLTSFQKPWLRVVARVVSVGRNLDAPRGQRLREALERLGPIFVKFGQVLSTRRDLLPQDIADELAFLQDRVPPFPSAVAIATIERAFRRPVGDVFVQFDETPIASASIAQVHFATIRTDDGKVRDVAVKVLRPNMQGVIEKDLALMAMMAGWVESLSADGKRLKPREVVAEFDKYLHDELDLVREAANAAQLRRNMASLELVLIPEMFWDFCHPEVIVMERMNGVPIAQLDRLRAAGVDIPKLARDGVTIFFTQVFRDGFFHADMHPGNIQVSLEPETFGRYVSLDFGIIGTLTESDKEYLAQNFVAFFRRDYKRVAELHLESGWVPEGTRIDELEAAIRTVCEPYFDRPLKEISLGMVLMRLFQTSRRFHVEIQPQLVLLQKTLLNIEGLGRQLDPELDLWHTAKPFLEKWMVDQIGPKKLFEQLRAEAPRYAKLLPQLPRLLHDYLENRPPDHRRELLELLAAQKRTNRLLQIIIYGGMGFVLGLLAMQLLVRVKLF; this is encoded by the coding sequence ATGAGGCGCTTCTATCGCGGCCTCTTCATCGTCTGGGTCGCGCTGCGCTACGGCCTGGACGAGCTCGTGCTCACGAGCTTCCAGAAACCATGGCTGCGCGTGGTGGCGCGGGTGGTATCCGTCGGCCGCAACCTCGACGCGCCGCGCGGCCAGCGGCTGCGCGAGGCGCTGGAGCGGCTCGGCCCGATCTTCGTGAAGTTCGGCCAGGTGCTCTCGACCCGGCGCGACCTGCTGCCGCAGGACATCGCCGACGAGCTCGCCTTCCTGCAGGACCGCGTGCCGCCGTTCCCCTCGGCGGTGGCGATCGCGACCATCGAGCGTGCGTTCCGCCGGCCGGTCGGTGACGTGTTCGTGCAGTTCGACGAAACGCCCATCGCCAGCGCGTCGATCGCGCAGGTGCATTTCGCGACCATCCGCACCGACGACGGCAAAGTGCGCGACGTGGCCGTGAAGGTGCTGCGACCCAACATGCAGGGCGTGATCGAGAAGGACCTCGCGCTCATGGCCATGATGGCCGGCTGGGTCGAGAGCCTCTCGGCCGACGGCAAGCGCCTGAAGCCGCGCGAGGTGGTGGCCGAGTTCGACAAGTACCTGCACGACGAACTCGACCTGGTGCGCGAGGCGGCCAATGCCGCGCAGTTGCGGCGCAACATGGCTTCGCTCGAGCTGGTGCTGATTCCCGAGATGTTCTGGGACTTCTGCCATCCCGAGGTGATCGTGATGGAGCGCATGAACGGCGTGCCGATCGCCCAGCTCGACCGACTGCGCGCCGCCGGCGTGGACATTCCCAAGCTCGCGCGCGACGGCGTCACGATCTTCTTCACCCAGGTGTTCCGCGACGGCTTCTTCCATGCCGACATGCACCCGGGCAACATCCAGGTGAGCCTGGAGCCCGAGACCTTCGGGCGCTACGTCTCGCTCGACTTCGGGATCATCGGCACGCTCACCGAGTCCGACAAGGAATACCTGGCGCAGAACTTCGTCGCCTTCTTCCGGCGCGACTACAAGCGCGTGGCCGAGCTGCACCTCGAAAGCGGCTGGGTGCCCGAAGGCACGCGCATCGACGAGCTCGAAGCGGCGATCCGCACCGTCTGCGAACCCTACTTCGACCGGCCGCTCAAGGAGATCTCGCTCGGCATGGTGCTGATGCGCCTGTTCCAGACCTCGCGCCGCTTCCACGTCGAGATCCAGCCGCAGCTGGTGCTGCTGCAGAAGACCCTGCTCAACATCGAGGGGCTGGGCCGCCAGCTCGACCCGGAGCTGGACCTCTGGCACACCGCCAAGCCCTTCCTCGAGAAGTGGATGGTCGACCAGATCGGGCCCAAGAAGCTGTTCGAGCAGCTGCGGGCCGAGGCGCCGCGCTACGCCAAGCTGCTGCCGCAGCTGCCGCGCCTGCTGCACGACTACCTCGAGAATCGGCCGCCCGACCACCGCCGCGAACTGCTGGAGCTGCTGGCCGCGCAGAAGCGCACCAACCGGCTGCTGCAGATCATCATCTACGGTGGCATGGGATTTGTATTGGGGTTGCTCGCCATGCAGTTGCTGGTGCGCGTGAAGTTGTTCTAG
- a CDS encoding TIM44-like domain-containing protein yields MTKSLSSLFLACVLALVSVQADAARIGGGKSVGRQSSNVTQRESASPTAPTQQNAATASPRPATPAPAAAAPKRPWGAMLGGLAAGLGLAWLANSLGLGAGFANILLIALLAMAALFVWRLFKARSAAPANGGRQGGFAFEGAGNPANASAPAQYSPANVGNDASARPWERNTAAFDATPSHGSSLSAAGAAAGGSMIGSALSGSQSWGIPAGFDVDGFLAAAKRNFVTLQDAWDRADVGMLRSMMTDEMVAEIRTQLADRASHTGGASNKTEVVMLDAKLLGIEELADVYMASVEFSGMIREDASAGPGPFREVWNMTKPTSGTSGWLVAGVQALQ; encoded by the coding sequence ATGACGAAAAGTTTGAGTTCATTGTTCCTGGCCTGCGTGCTGGCCCTGGTCAGCGTCCAGGCCGATGCGGCCCGCATCGGCGGCGGCAAGTCGGTGGGACGCCAGTCGTCGAACGTGACGCAGCGCGAATCGGCTTCGCCCACCGCGCCGACGCAGCAGAACGCAGCCACGGCGTCGCCGCGTCCGGCCACGCCGGCGCCCGCCGCCGCGGCGCCGAAGCGTCCCTGGGGCGCGATGCTCGGCGGTCTGGCCGCCGGCCTGGGCCTGGCCTGGCTCGCCAATTCGCTCGGCCTGGGCGCCGGCTTCGCCAACATCCTGCTGATCGCGCTGCTCGCGATGGCGGCACTGTTCGTCTGGCGCCTGTTCAAGGCGCGCTCGGCGGCGCCTGCCAACGGCGGCCGCCAGGGCGGCTTCGCCTTCGAAGGCGCGGGCAATCCCGCGAACGCGAGCGCGCCGGCGCAGTACAGCCCGGCCAACGTGGGCAACGACGCCTCGGCACGCCCCTGGGAGCGCAACACCGCCGCCTTCGATGCCACGCCTTCGCACGGCAGCAGCCTGTCCGCGGCAGGCGCTGCGGCCGGCGGCAGCATGATCGGCTCGGCGCTGTCGGGCTCGCAGAGCTGGGGCATCCCGGCCGGCTTCGACGTCGACGGCTTCCTCGCCGCCGCCAAGCGCAACTTCGTGACGCTGCAGGACGCCTGGGACCGCGCCGACGTCGGCATGCTGCGCTCGATGATGACCGACGAGATGGTGGCCGAGATCCGCACCCAGCTCGCCGACCGCGCGAGCCACACCGGCGGCGCCTCGAACAAGACCGAGGTCGTGATGCTCGACGCCAAGCTGCTCGGCATCGAGGAACTGGCCGACGTCTACATGGCGAGCGTGGAGTTCTCCGGCATGATCCGCGAAGACGCCTCGGCCGGCCCGGGCCCGTTCCGCGAAGTCTGGAACATGACCAAGCCGACCAGCGGCACCAGCGGCTGGCTCGTGGCAGGCGTCCAGGCGCTGCAGTAA
- the ubiE gene encoding bifunctional demethylmenaquinone methyltransferase/2-methoxy-6-polyprenyl-1,4-benzoquinol methylase UbiE yields MSTTHFGFENVDESEKAQRVRGVFDSVAKRYDLMNDLMSAGLHRAWKAYTVMVANVGEGSRVLDIAGGTGDLALAFSKKVGASGQVVHTDINEAMLRTGRDRLLDAGVVLPTLVCDAEKLPFPSDHFDVVTVAFGLRNMTHKDVALKEMNRVLKPRGKLLVLEFSKVAKPLAKAYDWYSFNVLPRLGKIVAGDDASYRYLAESIRMHPAQEELKTLMKEGGFGHVDYHNMTGGVVALHVGIKC; encoded by the coding sequence ATGAGTACCACCCATTTCGGCTTCGAGAACGTCGACGAAAGCGAGAAGGCACAACGCGTCCGCGGCGTCTTCGATTCCGTCGCCAAGCGCTACGACCTCATGAACGACCTGATGTCGGCCGGGCTGCATCGCGCCTGGAAGGCCTACACCGTCATGGTCGCCAACGTCGGCGAAGGCTCGCGCGTGCTCGACATCGCCGGCGGCACCGGCGACCTCGCGCTCGCGTTCTCGAAGAAGGTGGGCGCCAGCGGCCAGGTGGTGCACACCGACATCAACGAAGCCATGCTGCGCACCGGCCGCGACCGGCTGCTCGATGCCGGCGTGGTGCTGCCCACCCTGGTCTGCGACGCCGAGAAGCTGCCGTTTCCCTCCGACCACTTCGACGTGGTCACCGTGGCCTTCGGCCTGCGCAACATGACGCACAAGGACGTGGCTCTGAAGGAGATGAACCGCGTGCTCAAGCCCCGCGGCAAGCTGCTGGTGCTCGAGTTCTCGAAGGTCGCGAAGCCGCTTGCCAAGGCCTACGACTGGTATTCGTTCAACGTGCTGCCGCGCCTGGGCAAGATCGTCGCGGGCGACGACGCGAGCTACCGCTACCTGGCCGAGTCGATCCGGATGCATCCGGCCCAGGAGGAGCTCAAGACCCTCATGAAAGAGGGCGGTTTCGGGCATGTGGACTATCACAACATGACGGGTGGCGTGGTCGCCCTTCATGTTGGAATCAAATGTTGA
- a CDS encoding DUF971 domain-containing protein, which yields MAGLQAGAPTPQSITVHGQSRVLEVGFSDGATFRIPFELMRIYSPSAEVQGHGPGQEVLQTGKRDVELVDLQPVGNYAVQPVFSDGHDSGIFSWDLLYELGANEARLWAEYESRLAAAGVDRDTPMPGKGGGSACGSH from the coding sequence ATGGCAGGTCTGCAGGCCGGCGCACCGACGCCGCAATCGATCACCGTGCACGGCCAGTCGCGCGTGCTGGAGGTCGGCTTTTCCGACGGCGCCACGTTCCGGATCCCGTTCGAGCTGATGCGCATCTATTCGCCCTCGGCCGAGGTGCAGGGCCACGGGCCGGGGCAGGAGGTGCTGCAGACCGGCAAGCGCGATGTCGAGCTGGTCGATCTGCAGCCCGTCGGCAACTATGCCGTGCAGCCGGTCTTCAGCGACGGCCACGACTCGGGCATCTTCTCGTGGGACCTGCTCTACGAACTCGGCGCCAACGAAGCGCGGCTCTGGGCCGAGTACGAAAGCCGCCTCGCGGCGGCCGGCGTCGACCGCGACACGCCCATGCCCGGCAAGGGCGGCGGCTCGGCCTGCGGCAGCCATTGA
- a CDS encoding HIT family protein has product MKAPGCPLCEGPGGRLVHQGEKLRVIHAGEPGFPAFYRVVWNDHAREFTDLDAADRVLCMEAVALVEQCLREQLAPTKINLAALGNMVAHLHWHVIARFDGDTHFPGSVWAPVQREADPARDAAVAARLPALEAAMTAQLRTRSF; this is encoded by the coding sequence ATGAAGGCGCCCGGCTGCCCGCTGTGCGAAGGCCCCGGCGGCCGCCTGGTCCACCAGGGCGAGAAGCTGCGCGTGATCCATGCCGGGGAGCCCGGCTTCCCGGCCTTCTACCGCGTGGTCTGGAACGACCATGCACGCGAGTTCACCGACCTCGACGCGGCCGACCGCGTGCTCTGCATGGAGGCGGTGGCGCTGGTCGAACAGTGCCTGCGCGAGCAGCTCGCGCCGACCAAGATCAACCTCGCGGCGCTCGGCAACATGGTCGCGCACCTGCACTGGCACGTGATCGCCCGCTTCGACGGCGACACGCATTTCCCCGGCTCGGTCTGGGCACCGGTGCAGCGCGAGGCCGACCCGGCGCGCGATGCGGCGGTGGCCGCGCGCCTGCCGGCCCTCGAGGCCGCGATGACCGCGCAACTGCGCACAAGGAGTTTCTGA
- a CDS encoding FAD/FMN-binding oxidoreductase, translating to MNAPTALTTLLSQAAEPVRLREIPYNYTSFSDREIVIRLLGERGWELLQTLRAERRTGRSARMLYEVLGDIWVVQRNPYLVDDLLDNPRRRGQLVDALRHRLAEVQKRRTPDADLPRDQLVGELTALVGQAVAAFDTTFREVAALRRQANRVLGRLTAKDNIKFDGLSRVSHVTDATDWRVEYPFVVLCPDTEAEMALLVKGCIELGLTIIPRGGGTGYTGGAIPLTWKSVVINTEKLEAMTEVEMVALPGLDAPVPTIWTEAGVVTQRVADAAERAGYVFAVDPTSAEASCVGGNVAMNAGGKKAVLWGTALDNLASWRMVTPQAEWLEVTRIGHNLGKIHDAESAVFELQYYAADGRTPLRTERLEIPGRTFRKEGLGKDVTDKFLSGLPGIQKEGCDGLITSCRWVVHRMPAHTRTVCLEFFGNAKDAVPSIVEIKDFMFAEQKRSAVLLAGLEHLDDRYLKAVGYATKSKKHGGLPKMVLFGDIAGDDADAVARVTSEVVRIANSRSGEGFIAISPEARKKFWLDRKRTAAISRHTNAFKINEDVVIPLPRMAEYSDGIERINIELSLKNKLQLTDELEAFLLRGNLPLGKSDDAHEIPAAELLEDRVAQAVALVQEVRALWAGWLRDVDALFPQLQDHSLRASWKTQLRQPLQEIFAGAEFAPIVAECVAIHQRVLKGRVWVALHMHAGDGNVHTNIPVNSDNYEMLQTAHAAVVRIMALARSLDGVISGEHGIGITKLEFLSDEELRPFMEYKRRVDPEGRFNKGKLLRAPAGQPAEELHADLTNAYTPSFGLMGHESLIMQQSDIGAIADSVKDCLRCGKCKPVCATHVPRANLLYSPRNKILATSLLVEAFLYEEQTRRGISIKHWEEFEDVADHCTVCHKCLTPCPVKIDFGDVSMNMRNLLRKMGQKSFRPGNAAAMFFLNATNPQTIKTVRAGMVGIGFKAQRLANDLLRGLARRQTAAPPATVGPAPVKEQVIHFINKKMPGNLPKQTARALLDIEDADYVPIIRNPKATTSETEAVFYFPGCGSERLFSQVGLATQAMLWHAGVQTVLPPGYLCCGYPQRGSGQYDKAEKMITDNRVLFHRVANTLNYLDIKTVVVSCGTCYDQLQGYQFDKIFPGCRIVDIHEYLLEKGITLADAAGGGYLYHDPCHSPMKLQDPMKTVKALVGDNVLKNDRCCGESGTLGVSRPDISTQIRFRKEEELKKGEAALRAGGKVGEKENVKILTSCPSCLQGLSRYGNDLNNGLLEADYIVVEMANRLLGSDWMPQYVAAANQGGIERVLV from the coding sequence ATGAATGCTCCGACCGCGTTGACCACGCTGTTGTCGCAGGCCGCAGAGCCTGTACGACTGCGCGAGATCCCCTACAACTACACCAGCTTCTCCGATCGCGAGATCGTGATCCGCCTGCTGGGCGAACGGGGCTGGGAACTGCTGCAGACCCTGCGCGCCGAACGCCGCACCGGCCGGTCGGCGCGCATGCTGTACGAAGTGCTCGGCGACATCTGGGTGGTCCAGCGCAATCCCTACCTCGTCGACGACCTGCTCGACAACCCGCGCCGGCGCGGCCAGCTCGTCGACGCGCTCAGGCACCGGCTCGCCGAAGTCCAGAAGCGCCGCACCCCCGACGCCGATCTTCCGCGCGACCAGCTCGTCGGCGAACTCACCGCGCTGGTGGGCCAGGCCGTCGCCGCCTTCGACACCACCTTCCGCGAGGTCGCCGCCCTGCGCCGCCAGGCCAATCGCGTGCTCGGCCGGCTCACCGCGAAGGACAACATCAAGTTCGACGGCCTCTCGCGCGTCTCGCACGTCACGGATGCCACCGACTGGCGCGTCGAGTACCCCTTCGTCGTGCTCTGCCCCGACACCGAGGCCGAGATGGCGCTGCTGGTCAAGGGTTGCATCGAGCTCGGCCTCACCATCATTCCGCGCGGCGGCGGCACCGGCTACACCGGCGGGGCGATCCCGCTGACCTGGAAGAGCGTCGTCATCAACACCGAGAAGCTCGAGGCCATGACCGAGGTCGAGATGGTCGCGCTGCCGGGCCTCGATGCGCCCGTGCCCACGATCTGGACCGAGGCCGGCGTCGTCACGCAGCGCGTGGCCGATGCGGCCGAGCGCGCGGGCTACGTGTTCGCGGTCGATCCCACCTCGGCCGAGGCTTCCTGCGTGGGCGGTAACGTCGCCATGAACGCCGGCGGCAAGAAGGCCGTGCTCTGGGGCACCGCGCTCGACAACCTCGCCTCCTGGCGCATGGTCACGCCGCAGGCCGAATGGCTGGAGGTCACGCGCATCGGCCACAACCTCGGCAAGATCCACGACGCCGAGAGCGCCGTCTTCGAGCTGCAGTACTACGCCGCCGACGGCCGCACCCCGCTGCGCACCGAGCGCCTCGAGATCCCGGGCCGCACCTTCCGCAAGGAGGGCCTCGGCAAGGACGTGACCGACAAGTTCCTCTCGGGCCTGCCAGGCATCCAGAAGGAAGGCTGCGACGGCCTCATCACCAGCTGCCGCTGGGTGGTGCACCGCATGCCGGCGCACACGCGCACCGTCTGCCTCGAGTTCTTCGGCAATGCCAAGGACGCGGTGCCGAGCATCGTCGAGATCAAGGACTTCATGTTCGCGGAGCAGAAGCGCTCGGCCGTGCTGCTCGCGGGCCTCGAACACCTCGACGACCGCTACCTCAAGGCCGTGGGCTACGCCACCAAGTCGAAGAAGCACGGCGGCCTGCCGAAGATGGTGCTGTTCGGCGACATCGCAGGCGACGACGCCGACGCGGTGGCGCGCGTCACTTCCGAGGTGGTGCGCATCGCCAATTCGCGCAGCGGCGAGGGCTTCATCGCGATCAGCCCCGAGGCGCGCAAGAAGTTCTGGCTCGACCGCAAGCGCACGGCGGCCATCAGCCGCCACACCAACGCCTTCAAGATCAACGAGGACGTGGTGATCCCGCTGCCGCGCATGGCCGAGTACAGCGACGGCATCGAGCGCATCAACATCGAGCTCTCGCTGAAGAACAAGCTGCAGCTCACCGACGAGCTCGAGGCCTTCCTGCTGCGCGGCAACCTGCCGCTCGGCAAGAGCGACGACGCGCACGAGATCCCGGCGGCCGAACTGCTCGAGGACCGCGTGGCGCAGGCCGTGGCGCTGGTGCAGGAGGTGCGCGCGCTCTGGGCCGGCTGGCTGCGCGACGTGGACGCGCTGTTCCCGCAGCTGCAGGACCACAGCCTGCGCGCGAGCTGGAAGACCCAGCTGCGCCAGCCGCTGCAGGAGATCTTCGCGGGCGCCGAGTTCGCGCCGATCGTCGCCGAGTGCGTGGCCATCCACCAGCGCGTGCTCAAGGGCCGCGTGTGGGTTGCGCTGCACATGCATGCGGGCGACGGCAACGTGCACACCAACATCCCGGTCAACAGCGACAACTACGAGATGCTGCAGACCGCGCATGCGGCGGTGGTGCGCATCATGGCGCTGGCGCGCAGCCTCGACGGCGTGATCTCGGGCGAGCACGGCATCGGCATCACCAAGCTCGAGTTCCTCAGCGACGAGGAGCTGCGGCCGTTCATGGAGTACAAGCGCCGCGTCGATCCCGAGGGCCGCTTCAACAAGGGCAAGCTGCTGCGCGCGCCGGCGGGCCAGCCGGCCGAGGAACTGCATGCCGACCTGACCAACGCCTACACGCCGAGCTTCGGCCTCATGGGCCACGAGTCGCTGATCATGCAGCAGAGCGACATCGGCGCGATCGCCGACAGCGTCAAGGACTGCCTGCGCTGCGGCAAGTGCAAGCCCGTGTGCGCCACGCACGTGCCGCGCGCCAACCTGCTCTACAGCCCGCGCAACAAGATCCTCGCGACCTCGCTGCTGGTGGAAGCCTTCCTCTATGAAGAGCAGACGCGCCGCGGCATCAGCATCAAGCACTGGGAGGAGTTCGAGGACGTGGCCGACCACTGCACGGTCTGCCACAAGTGCCTCACGCCATGCCCGGTGAAGATCGACTTCGGCGACGTGTCGATGAACATGCGCAACCTGCTGCGCAAGATGGGGCAGAAGAGCTTCCGCCCGGGCAACGCGGCCGCGATGTTCTTCCTCAACGCGACCAACCCGCAGACCATCAAGACGGTGCGCGCGGGCATGGTGGGCATCGGCTTCAAGGCGCAGCGCCTCGCCAACGACCTGCTGCGCGGCCTGGCGCGCCGGCAGACCGCCGCGCCGCCCGCCACGGTCGGCCCGGCGCCGGTCAAGGAGCAGGTGATCCACTTCATCAACAAGAAGATGCCGGGCAACCTGCCGAAGCAGACGGCGCGCGCGCTGCTCGACATCGAGGATGCCGACTACGTGCCGATCATCCGCAACCCGAAGGCCACCACCTCCGAGACCGAGGCGGTGTTCTACTTCCCGGGCTGCGGCTCGGAGCGCCTGTTCTCGCAGGTCGGGCTCGCGACGCAGGCCATGCTCTGGCATGCCGGCGTGCAGACGGTGCTGCCGCCCGGCTACCTGTGCTGCGGCTATCCGCAGCGCGGCAGCGGCCAGTACGACAAGGCCGAGAAGATGATCACGGACAACCGCGTGCTCTTCCACCGCGTGGCCAACACGCTCAACTACCTCGACATCAAGACCGTGGTGGTGAGCTGCGGCACCTGCTACGACCAGCTGCAGGGCTACCAGTTCGACAAGATCTTCCCGGGCTGCCGCATCGTCGACATCCACGAGTACCTGCTCGAGAAGGGCATCACGCTCGCCGACGCGGCGGGCGGCGGCTACCTCTACCACGACCCCTGCCATTCGCCGATGAAGCTGCAGGACCCGATGAAGACCGTGAAGGCGCTGGTCGGCGACAACGTGCTCAAGAACGACCGCTGCTGCGGCGAGTCGGGCACGCTGGGCGTGTCGCGGCCCGACATTTCCACGCAGATCCGCTTCCGCAAGGAAGAGGAACTGAAGAAGGGCGAGGCCGCGCTGCGCGCGGGCGGGAAGGTCGGCGAGAAGGAGAACGTGAAGATCCTCACCAGCTGCCCGAGCTGCCTGCAGGGCCTCTCGCGCTACGGCAACGACCTGAACAACGGCCTGCTCGAAGCCGACTACATCGTGGTCGAGATGGCCAACCGGCTCCTCGGCAGCGACTGGATGCCGCAGTACGTGGCGGCCGCCAACCAGGGCGGCATCGAGCGGGTGCTGGTATGA
- the serA gene encoding phosphoglycerate dehydrogenase: MSSKTSLDKSRIKFLLLEGIHPSAVEVLRGAGYTNIESLPGALPDAELKAKIADVHFLGIRSRTQLTAEVFAAAHKLVAAGCFCIGTNQVDLEAAREHGVAVFNAPYSNTRSVAELVLAEAILLLRGVPEKSAVAHRGGWLKSAENAFEIRGKTLGIVGYGSIGAQLSVLAEALGMQVAFYDVVTKLPLGNARQVRELHQLLAQSDIVTLHVPETAATQWMIGAAEIAAMKPGAILINASRGTVVEIEPLAEALKQKKLLGAAIDVFPVEPRSNKDEFQSPLRGLDNVILTPHIGGSTMEAQANIGLEVAEKLVKYSDNGTSTSSVNFPEVALPAHAGKHRLLHIHRNVPGVLSEINKIFSDNGINISSQFLQTNEKIGYVVMDIDAAHSDLALEKLAKVNGTIRSRVLF; encoded by the coding sequence ATGAGCAGCAAGACCTCCCTCGACAAAAGCCGGATCAAGTTCCTTCTGCTCGAAGGCATCCATCCATCGGCCGTGGAGGTGCTGCGCGGCGCGGGCTACACCAACATCGAGTCGCTGCCGGGCGCGCTGCCCGACGCGGAGCTCAAGGCCAAGATCGCCGACGTCCACTTCCTGGGCATCCGCTCGCGCACGCAGCTCACGGCCGAGGTCTTCGCCGCGGCCCACAAGCTGGTGGCCGCCGGCTGCTTCTGCATCGGCACCAACCAGGTCGACCTCGAGGCGGCGCGCGAACATGGCGTGGCGGTCTTCAACGCCCCGTACTCCAACACCCGTTCGGTGGCCGAACTGGTGCTGGCCGAAGCCATCCTGCTGCTGCGCGGCGTGCCCGAGAAGAGCGCGGTGGCGCACCGCGGCGGCTGGCTCAAGTCGGCCGAGAACGCCTTCGAGATCCGCGGCAAGACGTTGGGCATCGTGGGCTACGGCTCGATCGGCGCGCAGCTGTCGGTGCTGGCCGAGGCGCTGGGCATGCAGGTGGCCTTCTACGACGTGGTCACCAAGCTGCCGCTGGGCAATGCGCGCCAGGTGCGCGAACTGCATCAGCTGCTGGCCCAGAGCGACATCGTGACGCTGCACGTGCCCGAGACGGCTGCCACGCAGTGGATGATCGGCGCGGCCGAGATCGCGGCGATGAAGCCGGGCGCGATCCTGATCAACGCCTCGCGCGGCACCGTGGTCGAGATCGAGCCGCTGGCCGAGGCCCTGAAGCAGAAGAAGCTGCTCGGCGCCGCGATCGACGTGTTCCCGGTCGAGCCGCGCAGCAACAAGGACGAGTTCCAGTCGCCGTTGCGCGGCCTCGACAACGTGATCCTCACGCCCCACATCGGCGGCTCGACCATGGAGGCGCAGGCCAACATCGGCCTCGAAGTGGCCGAGAAGCTCGTCAAGTACAGCGACAACGGCACCTCGACCTCGTCGGTCAACTTCCCCGAGGTGGCGCTGCCGGCCCATGCCGGCAAGCACCGGCTGCTGCACATCCACCGCAACGTGCCGGGCGTGCTGTCGGAGATCAACAAGATCTTCTCGGACAACGGCATCAACATCTCCTCGCAGTTCCTCCAGACCAACGAGAAGATCGGCTACGTGGTGATGGACATCGACGCGGCGCACTCGGACCTCGCGCTGGAGAAGCTGGCGAAGGTGAACGGGACGATCCGCAGCCGCGTGTTGTTCTGA
- the ugpB gene encoding sn-glycerol-3-phosphate ABC transporter substrate-binding protein UgpB, with translation MRFNTLAAAAALAATLAVPAHAQTEIQWWHSMSGPLGEWVNDLAKQYNESQKEFKVVPTYKGQYDESMTAAIAAFRAGNAPDILQVFEVGTATMMASKGAIKPVGEVMNSGGAKFDPSVYVPAVSGYYTAPNGQMLSFPFNSSTTIFYYNKDAFKAAGLDPEKAPTTWPEVIAAADKLKASGHKCPFTTSWMSWTQLESFSAWHNTLYATQNNGFGGTSARLAFNAPLQVKHFENLAKMSKDGTFVYKGRNNTADAAFPSGECAMMTGSSGLYARVAKDAKFKYGISTLPYYPDVKGAPQNTVIGGASLWVMSGKPADHYKGVASFFNFLSDTKVQSESHKRTGYLPITTAAYKLTDASGFYKEKPGTDVAVTQMIRKTTDKSRGVRLGNFVQIRTIIDEETEQIWNGKKTAKEALDAAVKRGDEQLERFQKANKG, from the coding sequence ATGCGATTCAACACGCTCGCCGCGGCCGCGGCGCTTGCCGCCACGCTGGCCGTTCCGGCCCATGCCCAGACCGAGATCCAGTGGTGGCATTCGATGAGCGGCCCGCTCGGCGAGTGGGTCAACGACCTGGCCAAGCAATACAACGAGAGCCAGAAGGAATTCAAGGTCGTGCCCACCTACAAGGGCCAGTACGACGAATCGATGACCGCCGCGATCGCCGCCTTCCGCGCCGGCAACGCGCCCGACATCCTGCAGGTGTTCGAGGTGGGCACCGCCACCATGATGGCTTCCAAGGGCGCGATCAAGCCCGTCGGCGAGGTGATGAACTCCGGCGGCGCCAAGTTCGACCCCAGCGTGTACGTGCCGGCCGTCTCGGGCTACTACACCGCCCCCAACGGCCAGATGCTGAGCTTCCCGTTCAACAGCTCGACCACGATCTTCTATTACAACAAGGACGCCTTCAAGGCGGCCGGCCTCGACCCCGAGAAGGCGCCCACCACCTGGCCCGAAGTCATCGCCGCGGCCGACAAGCTCAAGGCCAGCGGCCACAAGTGCCCCTTCACCACCAGCTGGATGAGCTGGACCCAGCTCGAGAGCTTCTCGGCCTGGCACAACACGCTGTACGCGACGCAGAACAACGGCTTCGGCGGCACCTCGGCGCGCCTGGCCTTCAACGCGCCGCTGCAGGTCAAGCACTTCGAGAACCTGGCCAAGATGTCGAAGGACGGCACCTTCGTCTACAAGGGCCGCAACAACACCGCCGACGCCGCCTTCCCCTCGGGCGAGTGCGCGATGATGACCGGCTCCTCGGGCCTGTACGCGCGCGTGGCCAAGGACGCCAAGTTCAAGTACGGCATCTCGACCCTGCCCTACTACCCCGACGTGAAGGGCGCGCCGCAGAACACCGTGATCGGCGGCGCCAGCCTCTGGGTCATGTCGGGCAAGCCGGCCGACCACTACAAGGGCGTGGCGAGCTTCTTCAACTTCCTGTCCGACACCAAGGTGCAGTCCGAAAGCCACAAGCGCACCGGCTACCTGCCGATCACCACCGCGGCCTACAAGCTGACCGATGCCTCGGGCTTCTACAAGGAGAAGCCGGGCACCGACGTGGCGGTGACGCAGATGATCCGCAAGACCACCGACAAGTCGCGTGGCGTGCGCCTGGGCAACTTCGTGCAGATCCGAACCATCATCGACGAGGAGACCGAGCAGATCTGGAACGGCAAGAAGACCGCCAAGGAAGCGCTGGACGCGGCCGTGAAGCGCGGCGACGAGCAACTCGAGCGCTTCCAGAAAGCCAACAAGGGCTGA